The Nakaseomyces glabratus chromosome D, complete sequence nucleotide sequence TTTGTAGCACCTATAACTATAACTGGCTTACCATTAGTGTTGCTTAAGGTTAACTCATCCATAGAAGTTAATAGTTGAGCAACAATTCTTCTTTCCATCTCCCTTTGAGCACCTCCATCACGCTTTGGGGTAATGgcatcaatttcatcaaaaaaCATCAAACAAGGAGCTAGAGATTTTGCTTCATCGAATAGCTCCCTAATCTTCTTTTCACTTTCACCTGACATACCACTAACCACAGAAGGTgcagaaattgaaataaatgGCACTTGCAACTCTCCTGCTAATGCATTTGCTATGGAGGTTTTACCACAACCAGGAGGGccatgaagaagaacaccTCTAGGAGGTTCAACACCtgttgataaatatatttcaGGATGCAATATCGGCAATCCTATTAATTCCATCAGTTGCGCAATAACGTCATCCATACCACCAAGAGCACTTAACGACGatgttggtggtgatcTATCCTCCTTGATCTTTTGACGTTTTGATTTTTGAGATGATTCCTTGGAACGTTTCCTAGTCTTAGTCTCTTGGTCAGTTTCACCATTTCCAACATCTGCGGCAGGTGTCTCTGATTTGGTTTCCCATTGACTGACTATACTTTTGTTCATATCGTTGGTCTCTGGAGCaatcatcaaattcttttCTGCCAATACATCACCCTCGTCCATAACAGGTGTATCTTCCACATATCCTGGCATTTCTTGCAGTTCCTCCATTTCATCCTCGACTATAGCTTTCAATACTTTCTCTATCGTTTTTTGCAATGGCACTTTCTTTACTCTTTGCAATGACAAGTCCTTTGATAAAACATAGGTAAAAATCTCGCCAGGAACCAAATCCTTCGCAAAGCATGTAGCATCCATGATGTccatttcttcatcttcttggGAACTATCCGCTTGACTCCGGAGTTGCCTTTGTTTTTCTAAGGTCTTCTCTTCCAACATCCTATAAATAAGATCAGTTAGCTTATTCTCAAGAGAGTTCGTAAGCGACCCATTCTTCTTACCTTTAGCCTTAGCCATCCTGTCCCACTCTAAATACCTTGATCCAAGACGAAGAGAAAGTGTTATTCCTGTCCAATCGATGAGGGCATCGCTGGTCTTATATGCATTTGATAGctatttttcacttttgaatcaagagctcatcgcaaaattttgaaaaaaaaaattgaaatttagGATGCGATGCCCTCATCTCTAACGTTTGTGCCAAACAACATAAGAAGAGTCTCCATTCTAGTCATAGTCATCacaacaaatatatatatatatatgtatgtATGTATGTAGAGAGTTCTTTTCACAGTTCCATAAGTGATTGTATAACATGGTTAGGAGGGGAGTGGGCACAATTGAGACTGTTAATGCTTTGGTCAATGATAATTACGCGTTGATACGCAACGTTGCGAAATATATGCTAAATGACAAGGGCCTAACCAATGCGGAGTTCCTCAGGGCAAGCTATAGACGGTTCATCAGGCTTCGACCATTTGTATCCAATAGAAGTATGGTGAAGGACACATATACTGACTATATCAGGTATAAGTATCGATATGAAGATTATCCTAAGCGAATGGCTATGATAGGTGTGCAATGTGATAATCAATTGAATCGAAGCCAGGTTAAGAACAGTCTATCTTTTGTAGCAAAAGCTTGCTCGTTTATAGATGAGTCTAAGGGGACTAAATTTGAAGTGGCGAGAGATAATACGATGTGCCGCCAGATTCTCAAGAATTTGTTGACTATTCACTACGAGAAAACTTCGCATACCAACGAGAAACGAACCCCACTGAGGCATATATTCCAATATTCATTTGAACATATGAAGGACATAAACAAAAGTACAAATTCTCAATCTTATAGCAAGCCAGCTAGTCCCAAATCATCACTTATACTTGATTTGTACGGTGAATTTGACAGAGACATATTACTATTGAACAACCTTCTTAACATGCGtttataatatttcaaCTAGAGTGATAGAGAAGTGACTGCCAAATGTAGAAAGATGAAAGCATTATCCAATTTCCACATTAGTTTCGGTCATGTATATTAATTTGGCCGCCTAACGCTAAAATGATCTATCTAAAACCCTGATTAATGTTATAAACCCGATAAAGAtaagtaatatatattcctAATTATTGATAGATACCGCTCTCTCCTGTTTTTTCCCACCACTACTACTACTTCTTGAAATAGAAGTACTACTCTTGTTCGCTGATGGGATTCGGTTTCTATGAGGTGACCTGACTAATACACTATCAGTCATTCTACTAGCTTCCTTTTTCCAACCATCAAAATCTATAAGAGCTTGCATGCAACCCCATTCggtaatttttttgctcAGCCATAACAAATTTACAGGCTTGGTCAAATAATCGTTACAACCTGATATTAGTGCCTCTCTTTTATCTTCCTGAGAGTTTGAGGCGGTTAGCGCCACGATAATTACAGGTGAATTTGTAGAGCCATTCATGTTAATTGATGACAATGAGCCTGGTGTAGATACCCGCTCACTCTGATTAGCTATCCCTCTCTCTTTTTCCAATTcccttattttttttgcagcTTCTATACCAGAAAGAACAGGTAGCTGCAGATCCATGAAAATTAGATGAAGGTTTCCTTCCTTCCACTTATCCACAGCTTCTTTACcattttttgcaattttgTATGAAATCTTATTTTTCCTCAAAAATGATCCCAAAATAGCCTGGTTGATAACATTATCTTCAACAATCAAGACATTAATCTTTGGAAACACCTTTTCACTGGTAGTTGTTAACTTAAACGGGAGTGTGTCCAGAGCTGTTATATTTTgctgtttttcttttgacaCAGGAATTGGTGTAGTCTCTGTGGTCTTGAGAACATCCAGTGGCGataaaagaagagaatttGCCTGCTTATAATTATTAGAATCTATAGCGTTCTGCTTGTCTAAAACATTTGTATCCACATGTAGTTGTTTGgatttatcattttctagTTGGGGGACGGATGCTGATGAATTTCTATCACTGATAAACGCCAGGCCTTTGTTTTGTTCATTTGAGTTATGTTCCGATTCGTGGTACAATTGCTCTTGCTCTTCTAATCTATAGTCTTTTGGTAACAGAAGCATGGCTGGTTGCACAGCTTGTAGTTCAGAATTTGACCTCTCGTCAATGTCAGTTCCGTTGGCATAAAAATTTACCTCATCTGCATTATTACTACCAAAACCATGTAGCGAATTGTCATTGTCATATGTATCCATATTGCCTACACTGTGCTCTTGTGATAATACCTGTATATGTCCAGCAAATTTGTCATgatcatcatcaaaaatACCAGCAGCAGGCGATTCCATCGGAAGTGGAGGTGCATGACCCATGTCAACATTTGAAAACACCAAAAGAGCACTTGACGAAG carries:
- the IRC19 gene encoding Irc19p (CAGL0D02860g~Ortholog(s) have role in ascospore formation, mitotic recombination); this translates as MVRRGVGTIETVNALVNDNYALIRNVAKYMLNDKGLTNAEFLRASYRRFIRLRPFVSNRSMVKDTYTDYIRYKYRYEDYPKRMAMIGVQCDNQLNRSQVKNSLSFVAKACSFIDESKGTKFEVARDNTMCRQILKNLLTIHYEKTSHTNEKRTPLRHIFQYSFEHMKDINKSTNSQSYSKPASPKSSLILDLYGEFDRDILLLNNLLNMRL
- the SSK1 gene encoding mitogen-activated protein kinase kinase kinase SSK1 (CAGL0D02882g~Has domain(s) with predicted phosphorelay response regulator activity and role in phosphorelay signal transduction system, regulation of transcription, DNA-templated), with the translated sequence MNEYPIPRPYPLAKSNTGLSLQTNWKAGSNWKLWLKLDYNSDEINQAISIEFDENDTIEDVKDKLFNRLNGTRWNRYNDMMSVGIGIYTNVPDLQENMTNLNTSDKILSHSPSSLKEQILQTNNNRSPQNSPLDRQNYRTRWLANHRRSNSASPTFQSIPNNRITPILNSNWHSEYHNEQLSSLYSHPKYASPNPHVSRQSPRKNLKYSVEDIDDYHYKIIFDPDEQIYQIYVSLFGAIGSQTSSSALLVFSNVDMGHAPPLPMESPAAGIFDDDHDKFAGHIQVLSQEHSVGNMDTYDNDNSLHGFGSNNADEVNFYANGTDIDERSNSELQAVQPAMLLLPKDYRLEEQEQLYHESEHNSNEQNKGLAFISDRNSSASVPQLENDKSKQLHVDTNVLDKQNAIDSNNYKQANSLLLSPLDVLKTTETTPIPVSKEKQQNITALDTLPFKLTTTSEKVFPKINVLIVEDNVINQAILGSFLRKNKISYKIAKNGKEAVDKWKEGNLHLIFMDLQLPVLSGIEAAKKIRELEKERGIANQSERVSTPGSLSSINMNGSTNSPVIIVALTASNSQEDKREALISGCNDYLTKPVNLLWLSKKITEWGCMQALIDFDGWKKEASRMTDSVLVRSPHRNRIPSANKSSTSISRSSSSGGKKQERAVSINN